The Triticum aestivum cultivar Chinese Spring chromosome 3A, IWGSC CS RefSeq v2.1, whole genome shotgun sequence genome includes a region encoding these proteins:
- the LOC123063622 gene encoding uncharacterized protein: MLRDELVAPESRCFLNTSTGECVKVCIAELHDHELLAVTPEGLLVLLHDRNHVRLLNPLTRHLTKLPPLTTLLPSEDHGMFDEDSDDMDFIAWGSGIASDDSTFVLCFDMLQLLGTAKPGDDHWTLLKYNSDGITVAPLLFEGSFYCVSDDGVLVLKIGADQPPRLEVAAKMEDMRVSRIADSVHLINNCGELMLVHRRRGLTADNKSGSWYDTYRVDLDTRTLFLANSFGGDAGRAVFIGMHCSLSISLEAFPTGSISADTIYLSIDVGERERLEVGAFHLADGSIERPSTYSGGLVARPHTLADCLSLANAVL; encoded by the coding sequence ATGCTCCGGGACGAACTCGTGGCGCCGGAAAGCCGCTGCTTCCTCAACACATCCACCGGCGAGTGTGTAAAGGTCTGCATAGCAGAGCTCCATGACCATGAGCTGCTCGCAGTCACCCCCGAGGGCCTTCTTGTTCTTCTCCACGACCGCAACCATGTCCGCCTCCTCAACCCGCTCACCCGCCACCTCACAAAGCTCCCTCCGCTCACCACGCTGCTGCCCTCTGAGGACCATGGTATGTTTGACGAAGATAGTGACGACATGGATTTTATTGCGTGGGGCTCTGGTATTGCCAGTGATGATTCTACATTCGTCCTCTGCTTCGACATGCTCCAACTGCTTGGCACGGCCAAGCCCGGCGACGACCACTGGACTTTGCTAAAATACAACAGTGATGGCATCACAGTGGCACCCTTATTGTTTGAAGGCAGCTTCTACTGCGTTAGTGACGATGGTGTCTTGGTACTCAAAATCGGCGCAGATCAGCCACCACGGCTGGAGGTGGCTGCCAAGATGGAAGACATGCGTGTCTCGCGGATTGCTGATAGTGTGCACCTCATCAACAATTGTGGGGAGCTGATGCTGGTGCACCGTCGAAGGGGATTGACAGCAGATAATAAATCAGGTTCTTGGTATGACACATATCGAGTGGATTTGGACACCAGGACACTATTTCTGGCCAATAGCTTTGGCGGTGACGCAGGGCGTGCAGTGTTCATTGGCATGCATTGCTCTCTTTCAATCTCTCTAGAGGCTTTCCCCACTGGCTCCATAAGCGCCGACACCATCTACTTGAGCATTGATGTTGGCGAGAGAGAGCGGTTAGAAGTTGGAGCATTTCATCTGGCAGATGGAAGCATAGAACGCCCCAGCACATACAGCGGTGGCTTGGTGGCACGGCCTCATACTCTTGCTGACTGTCTATCCTTAGCAAATGCTGTATTATAG